From one Vibrio neonatus genomic stretch:
- a CDS encoding porin family protein: MYKIFSASIGALSLLSAGCASHIPIEDVEPTRKAIKAESSALIEKMASLYPEVEKELSNSVGYATASMSGVNVVVLGGGYGRGMIENKLDGSITYLDVKRYDLGAGLGLGTYDVLAIFDDEDALQRYKERNWRTSVGAQWNVNEAGSSAYTDVWHSNYDVSLYVASNSGAVAQGSARLVSISTNYDLTNTGLGSNRVANINHTINNDPVSDSSPSDDPKVWDRALPFFAQNVVEQGFDLPLPFGVSIIYVQTEQAMTLRDLEIGFNGGDKTPTPFVSFSDNSAVTYTPQLKLDAWLFPFMNVFASVGAINGHALVNFTLDGNGIIDMAGANCGRLPIEPVCAFEDKSLTVATPEIDINGVNYTVGTVLAAGWNDYFFVLPISYSYADMQGSVTKGDVWNISPRLGKQFPLQGSQSIAVFVGATYLDSRLTITGSVDVPGAGSTLQTIDYKLEQENLDKWMALAGMNYNFNREWSLSVEYGQKSSDKKQFISSLNYRY; this comes from the coding sequence ATGTACAAAATCTTTTCCGCAAGTATTGGCGCATTATCTCTATTATCGGCAGGTTGCGCATCTCATATCCCAATTGAAGACGTTGAGCCGACTCGCAAAGCGATTAAAGCAGAATCTTCGGCATTAATTGAAAAAATGGCCTCTCTCTATCCAGAGGTAGAAAAAGAATTATCGAACTCTGTGGGTTATGCGACGGCCAGTATGTCGGGTGTTAACGTCGTCGTATTAGGCGGCGGTTATGGCCGAGGCATGATTGAGAACAAGTTAGATGGTTCAATCACTTATCTTGACGTGAAGCGTTATGATTTAGGCGCGGGTTTAGGCTTAGGCACCTATGATGTGTTGGCTATTTTTGATGATGAAGATGCACTGCAACGTTATAAGGAACGTAATTGGCGCACTTCGGTTGGTGCGCAGTGGAACGTAAATGAAGCAGGTTCAAGTGCTTATACGGATGTGTGGCACTCGAACTATGATGTGTCTTTGTATGTAGCTTCTAATTCTGGCGCAGTAGCGCAGGGGTCTGCTCGACTGGTTTCAATCTCTACCAATTATGATTTGACCAACACTGGATTAGGCAGTAATCGGGTTGCGAATATCAATCACACTATCAATAACGATCCAGTAAGTGATTCTTCCCCGTCTGACGATCCTAAAGTGTGGGATCGCGCATTGCCGTTTTTTGCACAAAATGTCGTTGAACAAGGCTTTGATTTGCCTCTGCCTTTTGGGGTAAGCATTATCTATGTGCAAACAGAGCAGGCAATGACGCTTCGAGATTTGGAAATCGGTTTTAATGGTGGAGATAAAACGCCAACCCCATTTGTGTCGTTTAGTGATAACTCAGCGGTTACTTATACTCCTCAGCTAAAACTTGATGCTTGGTTATTTCCATTTATGAACGTGTTTGCGTCAGTGGGCGCGATTAATGGTCATGCATTGGTGAATTTCACTCTAGATGGGAATGGAATCATTGATATGGCGGGCGCTAACTGTGGACGGTTACCGATAGAACCTGTTTGTGCCTTTGAAGATAAATCATTAACGGTAGCGACTCCAGAAATTGATATTAATGGCGTAAATTATACCGTCGGTACTGTTTTGGCTGCCGGCTGGAACGATTACTTTTTTGTATTACCGATCAGTTATTCGTACGCCGATATGCAAGGTAGCGTAACCAAAGGGGATGTATGGAACATCTCGCCTCGTTTGGGTAAACAGTTTCCTTTACAAGGAAGCCAATCTATCGCGGTATTTGTCGGTGCCACTTATCTTGATAGTCGGTTGACTATTACCGGAAGTGTGGATGTACCAGGGGCGGGAAGTACTCTACAAACCATTGATTATAAGCTGGAACAAGAGAACTTAGACAAATGGATGGCGCTGGCTGGAATGAATTATAACTTCAACCGCGAATGGTCATTGTCGGTAGAGTATGGTCAGAAAAGCAGCGATAAGAAGCAATTTATTTCTAGCTTAAATTATCGATATTAA
- a CDS encoding bifunctional metallophosphatase/5'-nucleotidase, whose protein sequence is MKNRMQKATRIRVAHINDTHSYFEPTTVQLSLNINSSTNRTTIDAANNVAEHATISPYVSVGGFARIQTRAKQLRHQADQQGREFLFLHAGDCFQGTLYFSLFKGEANSRLLNQFGLTAMTLGNHELDMGNAPVASFVNQINFPLLCGNWDLSQESASKTVKISDADNVYPYQAQQQCAKWMQHQVGDECIAIFGLSIDKMVDIANPDVDTPFVNALQTAKNTVQQIQKSGINKVILLSHLGYEADLALAKEVDGISLIVGGHSHVLQGDFSDLGINCKDDYGRRVNDTYIVQAGMHAQSLGHCDIDFDESGKVIAFNGRNELLVGRRVCFDATMSNCDCEGEYQDVFDYLTAHPNVVRCKKDEQVNRLITNTYKPEVFALQRSIVGHLKSPLRHVRVPDEKGASEICSLVAESFYHAMRYRGHDIDFAIHNAGGVRCSLNAGPVSKADIAGRLLPFAVPIGVYSIQGRYIKGILEGAIDNAIDANGTGSGSYPYCYQLDYQVVLDAPKGNRVKNLRIYDDVRGWMPINEQQIYWGTSSAYSMKGKEGYSAILNCGDDWVVTEMSMADCFLEFVSRDELRIETQAKLGLIT, encoded by the coding sequence ATGAAGAATAGAATGCAAAAAGCGACAAGGATACGGGTCGCCCATATCAATGATACACACTCTTATTTTGAACCTACCACGGTTCAACTGTCACTCAATATCAACAGTTCGACAAACCGTACAACAATAGATGCAGCAAATAACGTAGCAGAGCATGCAACCATTTCTCCCTATGTCAGCGTTGGGGGATTTGCACGCATACAAACGCGAGCCAAACAACTAAGACATCAAGCCGATCAACAGGGTCGAGAGTTTCTTTTTTTACATGCGGGTGATTGCTTTCAAGGTACGCTGTATTTCTCCCTTTTTAAAGGTGAAGCCAACTCAAGGCTATTAAATCAATTTGGCCTAACGGCGATGACATTAGGCAACCACGAATTGGATATGGGCAATGCTCCTGTGGCCAGTTTCGTCAATCAAATAAACTTTCCTTTGCTGTGTGGCAACTGGGATTTGTCACAAGAGTCGGCAAGCAAAACAGTAAAAATTAGTGATGCAGATAATGTGTATCCATACCAAGCACAGCAGCAATGTGCAAAATGGATGCAACATCAAGTTGGAGATGAATGCATTGCTATTTTTGGCCTATCTATCGATAAAATGGTGGATATCGCCAATCCAGATGTTGATACGCCGTTTGTTAATGCACTGCAAACCGCCAAGAATACCGTACAGCAGATCCAGAAATCTGGTATCAACAAGGTCATTCTATTAAGCCATCTTGGGTATGAGGCTGATTTAGCCTTAGCCAAAGAGGTTGACGGCATTAGCTTAATCGTTGGCGGACATTCACATGTGCTGCAAGGGGACTTTTCCGATTTAGGCATCAATTGCAAAGATGATTATGGTCGCCGCGTGAATGACACTTACATTGTACAAGCGGGTATGCACGCGCAGTCATTGGGTCATTGTGATATTGATTTTGATGAATCAGGTAAAGTAATTGCCTTTAACGGGCGCAATGAGTTGTTGGTAGGGCGCAGAGTCTGTTTTGATGCCACTATGAGCAATTGCGATTGTGAAGGCGAATATCAGGATGTATTTGATTATTTAACCGCGCATCCGAACGTTGTGCGCTGTAAAAAAGACGAACAAGTGAATCGGTTAATAACAAACACCTACAAACCTGAAGTGTTTGCCTTACAGCGTAGCATCGTTGGACACTTGAAATCACCATTAAGACATGTGCGAGTGCCGGATGAAAAGGGCGCCAGTGAAATTTGTTCATTAGTTGCAGAGTCTTTTTATCACGCTATGCGCTATCGTGGTCACGACATTGATTTTGCTATTCACAATGCGGGAGGCGTGCGCTGCTCATTAAATGCAGGCCCTGTCAGCAAAGCCGATATAGCAGGTCGATTGCTACCTTTTGCCGTTCCTATTGGCGTCTATTCAATACAGGGACGTTATATTAAAGGGATTTTAGAGGGCGCAATAGACAATGCCATTGATGCCAACGGTACAGGCAGTGGCAGTTATCCTTATTGTTATCAATTGGACTACCAAGTGGTACTTGATGCGCCAAAAGGGAATAGGGTAAAAAATCTTAGAATTTATGATGACGTTAGAGGTTGGATGCCAATCAATGAACAACAAATTTATTGGGGAACTTCTTCTGCCTACTCAATGAAAGGCAAGGAAGGTTATTCCGCTATTTTAAATTGTGGTGATGATTGGGTGGTAACTGAAATGTCGATGGCCGATTGTTTTTTAGAGTTTGTTTCTCGTGATGAGCTGAGAATTGAAACCCAAGCTAAATTAGGTCTAATCACATAA
- a CDS encoding ATP-dependent endonuclease, which yields MQLERIEISGFRGIKRLSLPFEQLTTLIGENTWGKSSLLDALSVALPINGEPYQFEMRDFHVDYAISHPQTQHLQIILKLRSSTHKEAKSGRYRKIKPIWNESSNDHSEIIYRLSATLEGTKVTTHYAFLDSQGQPKQLHHPEKLARQLMLLHPVIRLRDSRHFQRIEKPKEQRTPNSKIEQRIKNTCRRLIAHPGLVSKDEMKSSVKTMHDLVDHYFSYKTHVRHDPRATRDGLFTPSLGQKMSLKQFVDQTQDKQTRLLLMGLLNNYLQAKGNTELRRCARPLLIVEDPEGRLHPTHLSRAWALLQMMPMQKILTTNSAVLLSAVPLRSIKRLVRKSDRTEAKYIRPEMLSADELRKVSFHIRFHRSSALFARCWLLVEGETEVWLFNELAKLCGYDLASEGVQIVEFAQSGLKSLLKVVRALDIDWHVVTDGDAAGKKYATSARAMLHGEQERHRITELPDKDIEHYLYNNGFEKFFRDMGKIPYDHPIPPKKVIMRALKKHAKPDVAIAIVEYCEIHGDDIIPILIRWTLKRVISMANGNT from the coding sequence ATGCAATTAGAGCGGATCGAAATCTCAGGCTTTCGTGGTATTAAGCGCCTCTCACTGCCCTTTGAGCAGCTAACCACCTTGATTGGCGAAAACACTTGGGGCAAGTCCTCACTGCTTGATGCATTATCGGTCGCCTTACCTATCAATGGAGAACCGTATCAATTTGAAATGCGCGACTTCCATGTTGATTACGCAATTTCTCATCCGCAAACTCAGCATTTGCAAATCATCTTAAAACTTCGTTCAAGCACTCATAAAGAAGCAAAATCAGGACGTTACCGGAAAATAAAGCCCATTTGGAACGAATCCTCTAACGATCATTCAGAAATCATCTATCGTCTGAGTGCAACCTTAGAAGGCACTAAAGTCACCACCCACTACGCTTTTTTAGACAGCCAAGGTCAGCCAAAACAGCTACATCACCCCGAAAAACTCGCCAGACAATTGATGCTGTTGCATCCGGTTATTCGCCTGCGAGATTCCCGACACTTTCAGCGCATAGAAAAACCTAAAGAGCAACGCACGCCTAATTCAAAAATAGAACAGCGCATAAAAAACACCTGTCGTCGCCTAATCGCTCACCCCGGTCTAGTCAGTAAAGACGAGATGAAAAGTAGCGTTAAAACCATGCATGATTTGGTTGATCACTATTTTTCTTATAAAACTCATGTGCGGCACGATCCAAGAGCCACCAGAGATGGGTTATTTACCCCTAGCTTGGGGCAAAAAATGTCTCTAAAGCAGTTTGTCGACCAAACCCAAGATAAACAAACCCGCTTGTTATTGATGGGACTTCTTAATAATTATTTACAAGCAAAAGGGAATACAGAGCTCAGAAGATGCGCTCGCCCGCTGCTGATTGTGGAAGATCCTGAAGGGCGCTTGCACCCTACCCACTTATCACGAGCATGGGCGCTTTTACAAATGATGCCGATGCAAAAGATCTTAACCACTAACTCGGCAGTATTACTTAGCGCTGTGCCCCTTAGAAGCATCAAACGTTTAGTGAGAAAGTCGGATCGCACTGAAGCAAAATACATTCGCCCAGAAATGCTTTCCGCCGATGAATTACGAAAGGTCAGCTTTCACATTCGTTTTCACCGCTCTAGTGCCTTGTTTGCACGCTGTTGGTTATTAGTCGAGGGAGAAACTGAGGTATGGCTATTTAACGAATTAGCCAAATTGTGTGGCTACGATTTAGCCTCAGAAGGGGTGCAAATTGTTGAATTTGCTCAATCTGGCTTAAAATCCTTACTCAAAGTGGTCAGAGCGTTAGACATAGATTGGCATGTGGTCACCGATGGCGACGCTGCCGGTAAAAAATATGCCACTTCAGCGCGCGCAATGCTGCATGGTGAACAAGAACGACATCGAATCACGGAACTGCCTGATAAAGACATCGAGCATTACCTTTACAACAATGGTTTTGAGAAGTTCTTTCGTGATATGGGTAAAATCCCTTACGATCACCCTATTCCACCTAAGAAAGTCATTATGCGCGCCCTTAAAAAACACGCAAAACCCGATGTAGCAATCGCCATTGTTGAGTATTGTGAAATTCATGGCGACGACATCATTCCGATACTGATTCGTTGGACCTTAAAGCGGGTGATCAGTATGGCAAACGGCAATACTTAA
- a CDS encoding YceI family protein, giving the protein MKKWTTILGLAAIMATPLYANAADYVIDTKGAHASINFKVSHLGYSFIKGRFNRFEGEFSYDPKDVNASKVTVTVDTTSLDSNHAERDKHIRSDDFIDAGKYKEAVFTSTKVMDKGDGKFDIMGDLTLHGQTKPITISADFIGEGKDPWGGQRAGFMGTTRLELADFNIPVMGASSYVDMELHIEGKMKK; this is encoded by the coding sequence ATGAAGAAATGGACAACAATACTAGGGTTAGCGGCGATAATGGCGACGCCGTTGTACGCTAATGCCGCGGACTATGTGATTGATACCAAAGGCGCGCATGCCTCAATTAACTTTAAGGTGAGTCACTTAGGTTATAGCTTTATTAAAGGTCGCTTTAATCGATTTGAAGGTGAATTCAGTTACGATCCTAAAGACGTAAATGCATCAAAAGTCACAGTAACGGTGGATACCACAAGTCTTGATTCAAACCATGCCGAGCGTGATAAACACATCCGCAGTGACGACTTTATTGATGCTGGCAAGTACAAAGAAGCGGTATTTACCAGCACCAAAGTGATGGATAAAGGCGATGGTAAGTTTGACATTATGGGGGACTTAACCCTGCACGGACAAACGAAACCTATTACGATTTCCGCTGATTTTATTGGTGAAGGTAAAGACCCGTGGGGCGGACAACGCGCCGGCTTTATGGGCACAACCCGTTTAGAATTAGCTGACTTTAATATCCCGGTGATGGGCGCATCTAGCTATGTCGATATGGAGCTGCATATCGAAGGTAAAATGAAAAAATAG
- a CDS encoding cytochrome b, producing the protein MNSYNLTSRIIHWCSAITIFSLFALGWWMVDLDYYSQWYQTAPFIHKSVGIILALVTLFRIIWKRWKGAPKLDGSAFEVKAAQSAHHLMYLLLLVLFVSGYLISTEDGRAISVFDWFNVPALGKLFEGQADIAGNVHYYVAYALIALAIIHALAALKHHFIDKDNTLRKMTGGSK; encoded by the coding sequence GTGAATAGTTATAACTTAACCTCTCGCATCATTCATTGGTGCTCAGCAATCACCATCTTTAGTTTGTTTGCCCTTGGCTGGTGGATGGTCGATTTAGACTATTATAGCCAGTGGTATCAAACCGCCCCATTTATTCACAAATCGGTTGGCATCATTTTAGCGCTTGTCACGCTGTTTCGCATTATTTGGAAGAGATGGAAAGGCGCACCTAAACTTGACGGGAGTGCGTTTGAAGTTAAGGCGGCCCAGTCAGCGCATCATTTAATGTATTTACTACTATTAGTGTTATTCGTGTCCGGTTATTTAATTTCTACGGAAGATGGTCGCGCCATCTCGGTGTTTGATTGGTTTAATGTGCCTGCCTTGGGTAAGTTGTTTGAAGGGCAAGCGGATATCGCGGGTAACGTTCACTACTATGTGGCTTATGCCTTGATTGCACTGGCGATCATTCATGCATTAGCGGCGTTAAAACATCACTTTATCGATAAAGACAATACGCTACGTAAAATGACAGGAGGCTCAAAATGA